The DNA sequence TGCAACAAGAGTAATTATAGCTTTACCCTTAGTATTTGTCAAGCTTTCATCTTTACACTAAATGTTTATTTTATAACAGATTCACTTTACCATTATCACATCATGAATAGCAAGCTAGAAAAAGACAATGGCTCCTCTCTTTACATGTCTACAATAGAGAAACCCACTTATAACAGGCTTTTTATAAAAGCACATTCAGACAGCCTATCATTGGTTAGTAATCTAACTAGGAATGCTCCATTTAAAAACTAAACTTTTTTTAAGTGGAATCCCCATTATGGTATACTTTTTATAAATTGTTTATACTTACCTAACTTAGGAGTAGGAAGGAAGAGAAATATGAAAGCTGCGGGTGTTATTGTCGAATACAATCCCTTTCATAATGGGCACCTTTACCATCTTGAAGAAACAAAAAAACAAACCAATGCTGATGTTATTATTGCAGTTATGAGTGGGTCCTTTTTACAACGGGGAGAGCCCGCGCTCGTTTCTAAATGGCAACGGACAAACATGGCTTTAGCTGGCGGTGCTGACCTTGTCGTTGAATTGCCGTATGCGTACTCTACTCAAAAAGCAGAAACATTTGCAGATGGAGCGGTGCAAATATTAAATGGACTGTTTGTCGATACGATTTGTTTTGGCAGTGAATCCGGAGAAATTCAACAATTTGAAACGCTACATCGCTTTATTGACACACATAGAGAAAGTTACGAGGCGAAAATTAAAGAGTTTATAAAAGAGGGACATAGTTACCCTAAGGCTTGTTCGCTTGCTTTTTATTCCTTACAACCAGGTCATGAAGTCCTTGACCTCTCAAAGCCAAATAACATCTTAGGCTATTATTATATGCTAGCGATTAAAAACCATAAGAGCAGAATAAAAGCAATGACAATTACACGCAAAAGCGCTCAATACCATGATGTTCACATAGAGAAAAAACCAATCGCTAGTGCAACAAGTATTCGAAACGCACTACACGAAAATAATGAACTAAACGACATATCCCATGTTCTACCGGAAACGACATTAGCTTTCTTAGTTGACTATTACGAAAGGAACAAGATGTTTCATCAGTGGAATCACTATTTCCCTTTCCTAAAACATCAGCTCCTCACCAAATCCGAGAAAGAATTAGCTAACATCTATGAAGGGGAAGAGGGATTAGAATATCGACTTAAAAAACATATTACCAAGGCGACAACTTTTCATGAGTTTATGAACGAAATAAAAACAAAACGATATACGTGGAATCGTCTACAGCGCTACTGCTTACATATCCTAACGAATACCTCAAAAGAGGAGATGGCTGAAGCGACAAGTAGTCGCCCTTACATTCGCTTACTTGGGATGACCGATCAAGGTCAATCCTATCTTCGAGCGATAAAAAAAGATATCCCTGTACCTCTACTTACAAAACCGACTGCTCCTTTTTCTTCTGCCTTACTGGAGTTAGATAAGAAAGCGGCTGCCTGTTATTCATTAGGATTCCCACTTTCCTTGCAAACGGTTCATCTTCAAGAAGAATACTCTACCCCTCCTCTCCTTTTTCGAAGGAATGAGTGACTATAAGGATTAAGAGCACTGAAAAAAACGTTTTTATCTTTTCAGTGCTCTTTTTATTGGAAGGATTGGGTGATAACTAGTGAAATCATAATTGATGAACGCCACTTCTTGCTGCTTTTCCTTACAAAAAGTCGTTCATTCTCCTTATGAACGACCCTATCCTCTGCTTTTCCTTACATAAAGTCGTTCATCCACCTTATGAACGACCCTTTCCTCTGCTTTTCCTTACATAAAGTCGTTCATCCACCTTATGAACGACCCTTTCCTCTGCTTTTCCTTACATAAAGTCGTTCATCCACCTTATGAACGACCCTTTCCTCTACTTTTCCTTACATAAAGTCGTTCATCCACCTTATGAACGACTCTTCATACACCTATCCTTATCGCAAAAAACGGGCCACCGAAGACTGATTCTTTCTTCGACGCCCGTTTTCTTTATCCGCTTTTTGGAGGTAAATTCTCTAAGTATTGAATTGCTTCTTCTAGTGTATTTACACCAACAACTCTCATTGTAGTATTAATGGTTTGAGCAACTTCTAAAGCTTCATGATAGTTGGAATCTTTACGGTCTTTTTCCTTTGGTACAAAAAAGATATCCGCCTTAGCTTTATGCGCAGCTACCACCTTTTGACCTGCCCCACCGATTCGTCCAACTTCCCCTTTCTCATTAATCGTCCCTGTCCCAGCAATCTGATATCCCTTTGTGATATCATTTTCTGTTAACTGATTAACAATCTCTAAAGAAAACATTAGCCCGGCTGATGGGCCTCCTATTTTCGCAACATCAATCGTGACTGGTGGTGTAAATTGAATTGTACGGTCAACGACTGGATGCAATATGCCCAGACCAGCTCTTCCGTTGCCACCTAATTCTTCTGGAAATAAGGCTACAGGGACCGTAATATCCATCGTCTCTCCTTGACGAGTAATCGTTAACTCAACAAGGTCTCCGACATCTCTTCCACCTACTATTTCATTTAACTCTGCAACCGTTTGAACCTCGGTGCCATCTACCGCTCTAATTCTATCGTCTTTTTGTAACAGCTGTTCTGCAGGCATTCCTTCAATAAAAGTAGTAACCATAATGCCATGATACTCTATGTCGACATTTCGGTTGGCATGAGTATACGCAGCAATTTTAGCAGCTTCTTGTGAGTTTCGCATCATCATTCGTTGACGCTCAAAATAATCCTCATCCGTTTCTTCAGGTCCAATGATTGCTTCTTCTGGTACCACTTCTCGATGTTCACTTAGATGTGCCCATGCATAAAAATATGGATTGGCCCGCCCCATTTTAACGGTTGTTAGCATCAGTGAACCTTCTTCTTCTTTAAATCCATTTTCAACATCTACAAAAGGTGCTAGCTCTTTCGTATCACCTGGTTGAGTATAGTAATAAGGTAATTGGTAAAAATGTAAAAGCACTAGGACTGCAATGACAATCCAGCGTTTACTTATCTTCGTCTTCTCCCTTTTTTCGATGACCATCCATGTTCTCCTTCCACTTTTCTATTTCATGTTGAATGAAGGGGATTTGTTTTCGAGCTTGTTCTTCCCCCAATGCGATATATTCTTCTACGTTAGTGAAGGCAATGGCGCTTACTTGTTTTACCATCGGTTTTATCATTATTGTTGCATCGACTTCTCTATTCTTAACCACTTCTCTCTCCATAATATCAATTGTTTGCAAAATGACATCATAAATTGAAATAATTTCTTTGTTTGTCGAAAAAAAAGAGACGTCCGATGCAATCGTTATATCTGCCCCCATCTCTTTTGTCACAGAAACAGGGACCCGTTCAATGACACCCCCATCTACTAAAAGCGTGTCTCCCATTTTAACAGGTACAAATATACCTGGGATGGAAATGCTCGCTCTAACAGCCTGTGCCACTGACCCTTCTTTAAAGATCACGCGTTCGCCTTTTAATAAATCAGTCGCCACGATTTGAACACTCGGTGAAAGCTGTTCGATTTTCTTATGTTTCGAAAGTATCCTTATTAATTCTGTGACTTTTTTTCCGGTAATAAAGCCCATCTTAGGGACCGTAAAATCTATATAATATTTCCGTTTAAATAACGTGGCAAATCGTTCAAGATTCGCAACCGAGTGGCCGGCACCGTACAAGGCAGCTACTAAGGCACCCATACTACTTCCTGCCAAATAATCAATCGGTATATTCTCTTCTTCTAAAACCTTTAACACTCCAATATGAGCAAATCCCCTTGCTCCACCGGACCCCAAAGCTAATCCAATTTTTGGACGCACTTCGTTCCCCTCCTATCATACTTCTACATCTCTTTGTTTTCAATCATATGGTCTAAAATACAGTTGTATACGTATATTGAAGTATGGGACATGTTCATTTTTAAATATTGGAGGCAAGCCAATGAATCCATCAAAAATTAAATCTATCGTTCTAGCCTTGCTTTCGACGTGCTTGGCAGCCTCTCTTATGATATTTCCAAAAGAATCATTGGAAGCTTCGATTCGAGGGTTAACGATGTGGTGGGAGGTCGTCTTTCCCTCTCTTCTTCCTTTCTTTATTATCTCTGAGTTGTTAATTGGTTTTGGAGTTGTCTCTTTTTTAGGAACTATATTAGAACGTTTTATGAGACCCCTATTCCGCGTTCCAGGAGAAGGCGGCTTTGTTTGGGCGATGGGACTTGCATCAGGCTTTCCAGCAGGTGCCAAGCTTACGGCAAGACTTAGACAAGAAGAAAAACTAACTAGAATAGAAGCTGAACGGCTCGTTTCTTTTACAAATTCGTCGAACCCTTTATTTATTTTTGGGGCAATCGCTGTTGGTTTTTTTCATGATCCTACATTAGGAATCGTGCTTGCCTCAGCTCATTATGCAGGCAATATATGTGTTGGTTTAATCATGAGGTTTCACGCATACCGGGATGAACCGAAAAAAGTGATAGACAAATCTACAAAACTTACGTTAAAGGATTCTATCCAACTCCTTCATAATGAACGTATCCGTGACGGAAGACCAATAGGAAAATTATTAGGGGATGCTGTGCAATCATCCGTAACTACGCTACTAATGATAGGTGGATTCATTATTTTATTTTCAGTGTTAAATAAATTACTTAGTCTTATAGAATTTACTACCTTTGTAGCAGGTTTTCTTTCCATCTTGTTGGTCACATTTAACATACCAAGTGAATTGAGCATTCCTTTAATTTCAGGTTTGTTTGAAATTACACTAGGAAGTCAAATGACAAGCAACACAACTGATTCGGGTCTTCTTCAAAAAGCGATTATTACTAGTTTTATTTTAGCGTTTAGTGGTTTTTCCGTGCAAGCACAAGTGGCTAGTATCCTAGCTGAAACAGACATACGCTTTAAACCATACTTTTTCGCTCGTATCTTACATGGTTTTTTAGCAGCCATATTTACCTTTTTATTTTGGACACCACTTTATGTTAATCAGGTTGACCCTGATTCAGATGGAGTCAAACCAACGTTTCTACAAGAAGAAACCTATTCGTGGCTTATTGAAGGATGGACGTATCTTGTCCAGTATGGTTCCTATGTCACTTTAGGATTTTTACTACTGTTTATTTTGATAAAAGCAAAAAGGGTTAATATGTTGTAAGTAAGAAGAGGATGAGAAAAAGGTTGGTTTACCTTTTTCTCACCCTCTTTTTTCAAATGAGATTATGACTTTGCTGAATATTTTGTTTGAAGGGCCGCTTCAACGATATCAGGAACAAGGTCTGATACTGGAGCATTATACTTTGCCACTTCTTTTACAATGCTCGAACTTAAATATGAATATTGATTGTTTGTCATCATAAAAAAAGTTTCTACTTCTGAATTTAATTTTCGGTTAATGGATGCAGCCTGCATTTCATATTCAAAATCGGATACAGCTCGTAGTCCTCTTATAATTGTTGTAGCCTTTTGCTTTTGGACATAATCTACTAATAAACCATTGAAGGAGTCAATTTCAACATTTTCAATATGTTTCGTCACTTCTTTTAACAAGTGTACGCGTTCTTCAATCGAAAATAGCGGTTCTTTATTACGGTTATGTAAGACGGCTACAATGACCTTGTCAAACACTTTTGCTCCTCTTGTTATTATATCTAAGTGTCCATACGTAACTGGGTCAAAACTCCCGGGGCAAACTGCGATGGTTGTCATTCGTTACGTCCTCCTTCTTCCTGATAAATTGATATCGTTGTGTCTCCATACGTTTCTCTTCGAATAAGGCGCAAAGAAAGAATTTCTTCTGGTAAAATAACTGAACTTCCATGTTCCGCTAGAATAATTCCTTTATCTTCTAATAAACGCTCTTTTGTTATATAGGTCATTTCCTTTTCTAACTGCTGTTTAGCATAAGGAGGGTCCAAGAAAATATGGGAAAAGCGAATGTCTCTTTTCGTGAGAGCTTTCAAAGCTCGAAACGCGTCATTGCGGAAGACCTCCGCTTTTTCTTCATAATGACATTTTCTTAAATTTTCGTGAATGACCTCTATTGCTTTTTTATTTTGATCAACAAAAATAACCTTCTCCATTCCACGACTCATCGCTTCGATCCCAAGACCACCGCTTCCCCCATATAAATCTAGCGCGAGTCCACCATCAAAATATGGGCCAATCATACTAAATATGGCTTCCTTCACCTTATCGGTCGTTGGTCTTGTCGCAGTACCTGGAACGGCTTTTAATGGCAATCCTTTTCTTTCTCCAGAAATGACTCGCACTCGTGTCACCTAACCTTTTTTTATAATCTTCTATCAAAATTCATTAGTCATTCATTATCCTATCATAAAAAGTTAAAAACATTAACTTTTTCCATAAACTCCATCATTATAAAACATTAACGTATAGATTTTTTTTGATTGGCGATAATAGAATTAGCAACATTCAAGCGATGTTGCGACAACCGCGGAGAAGGCTTACGTTTCCCCATAAGTTCTTCCTCCGGTTTCTCCTCTCCCATAGCCTTGTACATACGAAGTATGTTGTAGGGCACCTCGCAGGGAAGTCCCTTGCGAGGATTTTTTTTTCTTACATAGACAATAAATTCAAGCAGTGCTAGAGTAATGGTATGTTTTTAGAAGGAGAGATACAAATGATTCAACGCTTTATTGAGTTAGGGGAAGGATATTCAGACCTTTATGAACTAATTGCAATTGCCCAAACGAACAGAGATAGAGTATATCGTTTTATTCGGATTGACACCGTGGTACAACATCAACAAATGACCTCTTTCATTGTTGTTTTGACTCCTGCAACGCCTGGAAAGTTAATGCCTCTCTATATATGCAGAGAGGGAATTCCACAACCTGAGTGGAAGCCAAACCAACGCTATACACTTTTTGAAAATATGGTCCAATCGTTTGATATCCCGTTAATGAAAATTGAAGTCAAGTCCTCTGATACGTTTGAGGAAAAAGAACTTTACTATCAATATTTAATAGGTGTCCTACGGATGAATCATTTCATCCCACCATTACAATAAAAAACCGCAAAGCGGTCTTTTCATAAAAACCCTGCGCGAAACCTTTACCTTCTTTTAAAGTCAAACAAAAGTGGGGTTCTTTTGTATGACGCGTAGCGAGCGAAGCCAGTGCTCTACTTTGATTGACCCCAGTATTTTTCAACAAGGAGCGCAGCCACACGCTCAGTGTACGAAGCCCTCCTGCAGGACATCTATAATATTTCAACATAAACAAAAGCTATGCCCCTTGGCATAGCTTTTGTTTATAATCCCATTCGATAATCATATTCTTTTGCTTTATCTGGTTTTGCATTTTGATATTCTGTTTTTATAAATGGCCTCATCGAAACGCTTACATCCTTTACATAATGAAACGTCTCAAGTTTATTCACAGTGTTTTCTACTTCTGTTTGGTCGAGATATAAGATGACATACTTCATTTTTTTTGATACATAGTGTACATTTCCGTATTTTCTTAACTGACGAGCATATTTTAAGGAATGCAACCAAACAGAAACACTTTGTCTTTGGCTAGAAAGCATATTCGTTTCTCCTTTTTCGATCTATCTATAATAAGTCTAGCACTTTCGCTTTACCCGAGCAAGAGTTCATATCAAAATGTTAGAATATCTATACAGTTCTTGCATGTTCTACCAGGAATGCAATAGGGGCTGGGACAGAACTAGCTAAAACATCTGCACTGGCTTCACAAGCAAGTTGTGAGAAAACCACTCACTTCAGCAAGTTGTGAGAAAACCACTCACAACTTGCTTTATTTACTGCACCCACAGCTTCCACCAGAACCACAGCCGCCACTACAAGACATGCTATCGAAGTATGGATTTCCGGTTGGTACTTTTATATTCTCTGATACTTCATGTGCAAGAATGGTACTTATTTCATTTAATAATTGCTCTAGCTCACGTTCAGCAGCTTTAAACGCTATGACACTTTCATAGTTATCAAGCTCACGTTTGGCCACCCTAATTTCAGTTGTGACTGTTTCAAAATCAGGATGATATTTCCCGAAGCGTTGCACTTCCTCGTATCTATCCTTCCAAGTAGAAAATCGTTTAATCGATTCCTGGGCTTCCTTATCTTGTTCTAATTTATATTTACATTGCTGATAATGGGCAAAGATTTCAGACGAGACTACCATTTTTGCAATCGTATCTGAACCGGTAAGAATATCAACAGATGTCATCATCGTAATCATAAAAGATGCACCTCCTCATGCAAGTATACCATGAAAGCTGGACAACTTACAGATGGCGCTCATTGGAAAGTGATACTTGCTTGGGACTCCATGATACAGCGCTTGTCTTCTTTAAGATGTTCCATTAATTGAAGCAATGCCTCATCTTTCTTCTTAGCTTCAATCATCACATCAAGCCTTTTTGTTCGACTTGCTATCATTTCAAAAAAGAGGAGCAACCGTTCAGGATTAATAAAATCGTGGTGACTTTTGTCCATGTCACCATCCCTCGGGCTTGAGACATGGATTTTAACGGTAAGTGGACTTCTTTCCCACGTGGCAAGCACTCGTTCCCATAAATCGGAAAGATGACTTTCCGAAGGGTTGATATCATGATGATGTAAGTCGACAATCACCGGGATTTCAAGCTTCTCACCTAAATATAACGCGTCCTCAATCGTATAAATTGTGTCATCATTTTCTAACATAATCATTTGACTAATGGACTTTGGAATATCTGAAAAATTGTCTACAAACGTCTCAAGCCCATCAAGTTTTCCTTCTTTTGCACCACCTATATGTAAGACGCACCGATGCTTCGGGTCAATCCCCATTCCTTTTAGTAATTTATAGTGATAAAGTAAGGTTTGAAGTGATCTTTGAAAGATCTCTTTTGACTTATTATTTAACACGACAAAATGGTCAGGATGAAAGTCAATTCTCATCTCACGTTCATTCACAAACTGTCCGATCTCTTTTAGTTGAGGCATTAGTGCTTTTTCATACTTCCACCCTTCTGTTAACGGATGATTGACTAATGGAACAAGCCTTGATGATAATCTAAAAAAATCAATATCATAGGCTGCATTGTGCTTTAATAATCGCAGGCAATTGCTAAGGTTAGATTTCGCTATTTTTTCTAACCTTCGTATTGCAGCTTCAGTGTCTTGTAATTTAGAGAATTGTGTAGCTGTCATCGTTTGTGAGGGGGATGCGTTTTGCAGTTTCTCACTCATTGCGACATATCCAAATTTAACTAACACTTTAATTCCTCCTCATATCTTATATTTAGCCTATTTGACTTACCACTGTATTCCTTCTATAATTCTTGCGACAATGAATTTTTTGAGTAAGAAGGTGTCCGTATTGAATATAGTCACATTTAACCCTTTTCGAACGATAGGTATGCCGAACATTAAATATGTAAAACCAGAGCATATGTTTGAAGAACGAGAAAAAATAGCTGAAGCAGATATCTGTTTATTTCCTGAAAACTGGCAAGTCAATGCGCTTGTGTATGGGATGAAAAAGAACATATTCCCTAGTATCCAGTCCGTTCAACTAGGTTTTAATAAAATTGAAGTAACCAGAGCCTTATGGAGCGTGTGTCCGGAACACGTTCCGAAAACAGAAATATTAGGGCGTAATGATGCAAATATAAATAAAGTTCTTGCTACCTTTCCATATCCTTTTGTAGCAAAAGAAATTAGGAGCTCCATGGGTAAAGGTGTTTTCCTTATCGAAAACCAACAACAATTTTATGAATATGCTGAGAATAATCCGTATTTTTATGTCCAAGAATATTTGCCAATTGATAAAGACATTCGTATTTGTTTTGTGGGAGATAAAGTCATTTCCTCGTATTGGAGAATTAATGAGCGAAATACGTTTCGCAATAATGTCGCTCAAGGTGCCAGAATTTCCTTTGATGATGTTCCACAAGAAGCGATTACGTTGGTTGAAAAAACAGCCAAAGCTTTAGGAATCAATCATGCAGGATTTGATGTTGTCATAGCAGGAGGAAAGCCTTATTTCCTAGAGTTTAATATATTGTTCGGAAATCAAGGCTTTCAACAACAGGGCATATCTGTTGAAAAAATTATTTATAGCTATTTACAGGAAATGTACAAGCCTACTCCGTAACCGTTACTGAAAATTCGTCAACTAATCCATAAGGTTTCCCATCATTTTGAGCCACTTCTACTTTAATTGTGTGTTCACCTTGAGGGAGACCTTTTATTATAAAGCCTGAGCGGTAAATAGAATCAATAAGTGTTCCATTCAGATATAGTTGAAGATGACCCTCTCCAGAAACATGTGCTTTCCCGCTATTTTCTTTACTAAACGAAAAGTCATCAATAATCACTTCAATATAAATATCATTCTCTTTCACTTCATGAATCATCTTCATTTCACGTTCTCCTTGAACAGCTACAGAAATAATTCCATTTGAATGAAGTGGAATGACTCGGAGATGATGAAACGTTTCATCACTTCCTTCTTCTGCTGAAGGGCAAGCTGCTGCTGGAACAAGTCCTGTACACATAAATACGAATAAACAAATTATTATTTTTTTCATTCGGATCCTCCTTATCTGTCTCTTTCTTCCACTATTATTAACAGATTAGGATTGTTTATCCTCTGGCCTTTCAATGTTCTTAACGTAGTTCCAGCCGTGAACCGAAAAAAAGACAAAAAACCCATAGCCGAAATGGAGCATTTCGCATGCTATGAGTC is a window from the Bacillus alkalicellulosilyticus genome containing:
- a CDS encoding nucleotidyltransferase — translated: MKAAGVIVEYNPFHNGHLYHLEETKKQTNADVIIAVMSGSFLQRGEPALVSKWQRTNMALAGGADLVVELPYAYSTQKAETFADGAVQILNGLFVDTICFGSESGEIQQFETLHRFIDTHRESYEAKIKEFIKEGHSYPKACSLAFYSLQPGHEVLDLSKPNNILGYYYMLAIKNHKSRIKAMTITRKSAQYHDVHIEKKPIASATSIRNALHENNELNDISHVLPETTLAFLVDYYERNKMFHQWNHYFPFLKHQLLTKSEKELANIYEGEEGLEYRLKKHITKATTFHEFMNEIKTKRYTWNRLQRYCLHILTNTSKEEMAEATSSRPYIRLLGMTDQGQSYLRAIKKDIPVPLLTKPTAPFSSALLELDKKAAACYSLGFPLSLQTVHLQEEYSTPPLLFRRNE
- a CDS encoding SepM family pheromone-processing serine protease, whose amino-acid sequence is MVIEKREKTKISKRWIVIAVLVLLHFYQLPYYYTQPGDTKELAPFVDVENGFKEEEGSLMLTTVKMGRANPYFYAWAHLSEHREVVPEEAIIGPEETDEDYFERQRMMMRNSQEAAKIAAYTHANRNVDIEYHGIMVTTFIEGMPAEQLLQKDDRIRAVDGTEVQTVAELNEIVGGRDVGDLVELTITRQGETMDITVPVALFPEELGGNGRAGLGILHPVVDRTIQFTPPVTIDVAKIGGPSAGLMFSLEIVNQLTENDITKGYQIAGTGTINEKGEVGRIGGAGQKVVAAHKAKADIFFVPKEKDRKDSNYHEALEVAQTINTTMRVVGVNTLEEAIQYLENLPPKSG
- a CDS encoding patatin-like phospholipase family protein — translated: MRPKIGLALGSGGARGFAHIGVLKVLEEENIPIDYLAGSSMGALVAALYGAGHSVANLERFATLFKRKYYIDFTVPKMGFITGKKVTELIRILSKHKKIEQLSPSVQIVATDLLKGERVIFKEGSVAQAVRASISIPGIFVPVKMGDTLLVDGGVIERVPVSVTKEMGADITIASDVSFFSTNKEIISIYDVILQTIDIMEREVVKNREVDATIMIKPMVKQVSAIAFTNVEEYIALGEEQARKQIPFIQHEIEKWKENMDGHRKKGEDEDK
- the ylbJ gene encoding sporulation integral membrane protein YlbJ, coding for MNPSKIKSIVLALLSTCLAASLMIFPKESLEASIRGLTMWWEVVFPSLLPFFIISELLIGFGVVSFLGTILERFMRPLFRVPGEGGFVWAMGLASGFPAGAKLTARLRQEEKLTRIEAERLVSFTNSSNPLFIFGAIAVGFFHDPTLGIVLASAHYAGNICVGLIMRFHAYRDEPKKVIDKSTKLTLKDSIQLLHNERIRDGRPIGKLLGDAVQSSVTTLLMIGGFIILFSVLNKLLSLIEFTTFVAGFLSILLVTFNIPSELSIPLISGLFEITLGSQMTSNTTDSGLLQKAIITSFILAFSGFSVQAQVASILAETDIRFKPYFFARILHGFLAAIFTFLFWTPLYVNQVDPDSDGVKPTFLQEETYSWLIEGWTYLVQYGSYVTLGFLLLFILIKAKRVNML
- the coaD gene encoding pantetheine-phosphate adenylyltransferase; amino-acid sequence: MTTIAVCPGSFDPVTYGHLDIITRGAKVFDKVIVAVLHNRNKEPLFSIEERVHLLKEVTKHIENVEIDSFNGLLVDYVQKQKATTIIRGLRAVSDFEYEMQAASINRKLNSEVETFFMMTNNQYSYLSSSIVKEVAKYNAPVSDLVPDIVEAALQTKYSAKS
- the rsmD gene encoding 16S rRNA (guanine(966)-N(2))-methyltransferase RsmD; translation: MRVISGERKGLPLKAVPGTATRPTTDKVKEAIFSMIGPYFDGGLALDLYGGSGGLGIEAMSRGMEKVIFVDQNKKAIEVIHENLRKCHYEEKAEVFRNDAFRALKALTKRDIRFSHIFLDPPYAKQQLEKEMTYITKERLLEDKGIILAEHGSSVILPEEILSLRLIRRETYGDTTISIYQEEGGRNE
- a CDS encoding DUF7147 family protein, producing MIQRFIELGEGYSDLYELIAIAQTNRDRVYRFIRIDTVVQHQQMTSFIVVLTPATPGKLMPLYICREGIPQPEWKPNQRYTLFENMVQSFDIPLMKIEVKSSDTFEEKELYYQYLIGVLRMNHFIPPLQ
- a CDS encoding YlbG family protein — protein: MLSSQRQSVSVWLHSLKYARQLRKYGNVHYVSKKMKYVILYLDQTEVENTVNKLETFHYVKDVSVSMRPFIKTEYQNAKPDKAKEYDYRMGL
- a CDS encoding YlbF family regulator, whose translation is MITMMTSVDILTGSDTIAKMVVSSEIFAHYQQCKYKLEQDKEAQESIKRFSTWKDRYEEVQRFGKYHPDFETVTTEIRVAKRELDNYESVIAFKAAERELEQLLNEISTILAHEVSENIKVPTGNPYFDSMSCSGGCGSGGSCGCSK
- the uvsE gene encoding UV DNA damage repair endonuclease UvsE, whose product is MLVKFGYVAMSEKLQNASPSQTMTATQFSKLQDTEAAIRRLEKIAKSNLSNCLRLLKHNAAYDIDFFRLSSRLVPLVNHPLTEGWKYEKALMPQLKEIGQFVNEREMRIDFHPDHFVVLNNKSKEIFQRSLQTLLYHYKLLKGMGIDPKHRCVLHIGGAKEGKLDGLETFVDNFSDIPKSISQMIMLENDDTIYTIEDALYLGEKLEIPVIVDLHHHDINPSESHLSDLWERVLATWERSPLTVKIHVSSPRDGDMDKSHHDFINPERLLLFFEMIASRTKRLDVMIEAKKKDEALLQLMEHLKEDKRCIMESQASITFQ
- a CDS encoding ATP-grasp domain-containing protein → MNIVTFNPFRTIGMPNIKYVKPEHMFEEREKIAEADICLFPENWQVNALVYGMKKNIFPSIQSVQLGFNKIEVTRALWSVCPEHVPKTEILGRNDANINKVLATFPYPFVAKEIRSSMGKGVFLIENQQQFYEYAENNPYFYVQEYLPIDKDIRICFVGDKVISSYWRINERNTFRNNVAQGARISFDDVPQEAITLVEKTAKALGINHAGFDVVIAGGKPYFLEFNILFGNQGFQQQGISVEKIIYSYLQEMYKPTP